One stretch of Pedobacter riviphilus DNA includes these proteins:
- the nagB gene encoding glucosamine-6-phosphate deaminase: MARLNLLEETRFEKLPVSVFENPKIASINVAHRIAELIKSKQANNAPAVLGLATGVTPIAVYAELVRLHKEEGLSFKNVITFNLDEYYPMAPTATQSYVTFMNENLFNHIDIDKKNVHIPDGTLALEDIPAFCLDYEKKIGDLGGLDIQILGIGRTGHIGFNEPGSAPNSGTRLVTLDDLTRRDAARDFGGKTFVPTKAITMGIGTIFKAREIILMAWSRKKASIIKKAVEGEISGEVPATYLQLSDHVEFILDVPAASELTRFDTPWLVKDCVWTDALIRKAVIWLANTLKKPILKLTEDDYNNNGMAQLATEKGPVYNINIHIFNKLQHTITGWPGGKPNADDSQRPERAEPAKKRIIIFSPHPDDDVISMGGTFLRLVDQGHDVHVAYQTSGNTAVWDDDALRFVEFNVDFTEKMGMDNTHLKDLYNKMRAFIEQKKPNQIDTPEIQTVKGLIRKGEAIAGARYCGLEDDHIHFQALPFYESGKVQKNPVTDADIELTMALLQEVKPQQVYAAGDFEDPHGTHIVCFKIILEALKRLRKTEAWAQDCWLWMYRGAWHEFETYEIEMAVPISPQELERKRNAIFKHQSQKDKAVFPGDDSREFWQRAEDRNRDTARAYDELGLAEYEAMEAFVRWKFED; the protein is encoded by the coding sequence ATGGCTAGATTAAATCTACTGGAGGAGACACGTTTCGAGAAATTACCAGTAAGCGTGTTCGAAAATCCAAAAATTGCTTCAATTAATGTAGCACACCGCATTGCCGAGCTCATTAAATCAAAACAAGCAAACAACGCACCTGCAGTACTGGGCTTAGCAACAGGTGTTACTCCAATTGCAGTTTATGCCGAATTGGTTAGACTGCACAAAGAAGAGGGCTTGAGTTTTAAGAACGTAATTACTTTTAACCTGGATGAATATTATCCAATGGCGCCAACTGCGACACAGAGTTATGTTACGTTTATGAACGAAAACCTTTTCAATCATATCGACATTGATAAAAAAAATGTTCACATCCCTGATGGTACGCTTGCACTAGAAGACATTCCGGCTTTCTGCCTGGATTACGAAAAGAAAATCGGCGATCTTGGTGGTCTTGACATCCAGATTTTAGGTATCGGCCGTACAGGTCACATCGGGTTTAACGAGCCGGGTTCAGCACCAAATTCTGGTACCCGTTTAGTTACCTTAGATGATTTGACACGCCGTGATGCTGCACGCGATTTCGGCGGAAAAACTTTTGTACCAACAAAGGCCATTACTATGGGTATCGGTACAATTTTCAAAGCAAGAGAAATTATATTGATGGCTTGGAGCCGTAAAAAAGCTTCAATCATCAAAAAAGCTGTTGAAGGCGAAATTTCAGGCGAGGTTCCGGCAACATACCTTCAACTATCCGACCACGTAGAGTTTATCCTTGACGTACCTGCTGCTTCAGAGCTGACCCGTTTTGATACGCCGTGGTTAGTTAAAGATTGCGTTTGGACGGATGCTTTGATCCGCAAGGCAGTGATCTGGTTGGCCAACACATTAAAAAAACCGATCTTAAAATTAACCGAAGACGATTACAACAATAACGGTATGGCACAACTGGCCACTGAAAAAGGACCAGTTTACAACATCAACATCCATATCTTTAATAAATTACAACACACCATAACGGGCTGGCCAGGTGGCAAACCGAACGCTGATGATTCTCAACGTCCGGAAAGAGCTGAACCGGCTAAGAAGAGAATTATTATTTTCTCTCCTCACCCAGATGATGACGTGATCTCGATGGGTGGTACTTTTCTACGCCTGGTTGATCAGGGACATGATGTACATGTGGCTTACCAAACCTCAGGTAATACTGCGGTATGGGATGACGACGCACTTCGTTTTGTAGAGTTTAATGTAGACTTCACAGAGAAAATGGGCATGGACAATACGCACTTAAAGGATCTTTATAATAAGATGAGAGCCTTTATAGAGCAGAAAAAACCAAACCAGATCGATACACCAGAAATCCAAACGGTTAAAGGACTCATCAGAAAAGGCGAAGCTATTGCGGGCGCAAGATATTGTGGCCTAGAAGATGACCATATCCATTTCCAGGCACTTCCTTTCTACGAAAGCGGTAAGGTTCAGAAAAACCCGGTAACCGATGCTGATATCGAGCTCACAATGGCGCTACTGCAAGAAGTTAAACCTCAACAGGTTTATGCTGCCGGCGATTTTGAAGATCCTCACGGAACACATATCGTTTGTTTCAAAATTATTTTAGAAGCACTAAAACGCTTACGTAAAACTGAAGCTTGGGCACAAGACTGCTGGTTATGGATGTACCGTGGTGCATGGCATGAGTTTGAAACTTATGAAATAGAAATGGCAGTTCCAATTTCACCACAAGAACTGGAGCGCAAGAGAAATGCGATCTTTAAACACCAAAGTCAAAAAGACAAAGCTGTTTTCCCTGGCGACGATTCAAGAGAGTTCTGGCAACGTGCTGAAGACCGTAACCGTGATACTGCAAGAGCTTATGATGAGCTCGGGCTTGCAGAATACGAAGCGATGGAGGCCTTTGTTCGCTGGAAATTTGAAGATTAG
- a CDS encoding anhydro-N-acetylmuramic acid kinase, with translation MNTQIEKLYSKAGKSERFIIGLMSGTSMDGLDIALCSVKGSGAGTNIRVLKFKTGDYTDDFRTKIKAIFSKKEVDLQLVCLMNEHIANIHAQLINEALKEWGIRNEDVDFIASHGQTIFHAPKSLHQLADYPNGTLQIGDGDHIAIKTGIITLSDFRQKHLAAGGEGAPLAVYGDYLIFSEAGEDRVMLNIGGIANFTYLPGSTDASEIFSTDVGPGNTLMDQYMQKHFNHFYDKNATVALAGKFNPRLLSALLNCSFFDLDFPKTTGPELFNLEYLIEAQAKSSTTALCKEDVMATLCHFSAETIANAIKRCFGDEAKAQIFMSGGGMHNPLLVQLLKSKLPFCKFLTTADLNINPDAKEAVLFAVLANETLCGKPIDFGNRQGVPSVCMGKISLPT, from the coding sequence ATGAACACACAGATTGAAAAGTTGTATTCGAAAGCAGGGAAATCAGAACGTTTTATTATCGGCTTAATGAGTGGAACTTCTATGGATGGGCTTGACATTGCGTTATGCTCGGTTAAGGGAAGTGGAGCAGGTACCAACATTCGGGTGCTGAAATTTAAAACAGGCGATTATACCGATGATTTTAGGACTAAAATTAAAGCGATTTTTTCGAAAAAAGAAGTCGACTTACAGCTGGTTTGCCTGATGAACGAGCATATTGCAAATATCCATGCGCAGCTCATAAACGAAGCGCTAAAAGAGTGGGGCATCCGAAATGAAGACGTTGACTTTATTGCGAGCCATGGACAAACGATTTTTCACGCACCAAAATCTTTGCATCAACTGGCCGATTATCCTAATGGTACACTACAGATTGGTGATGGTGACCATATTGCCATTAAAACAGGAATTATTACACTTTCTGATTTTAGGCAGAAACATTTGGCTGCAGGGGGCGAAGGCGCACCTTTAGCGGTTTATGGCGATTACCTGATATTTTCGGAAGCCGGAGAAGACCGCGTAATGCTGAACATTGGAGGTATAGCAAATTTCACTTACCTGCCAGGGAGTACGGATGCAAGTGAAATTTTTTCGACGGATGTTGGTCCTGGTAATACCTTGATGGACCAGTATATGCAAAAACATTTTAATCACTTTTATGATAAAAATGCCACTGTTGCTTTGGCTGGTAAATTTAATCCCCGTCTATTATCTGCATTGTTAAATTGCAGTTTTTTCGATTTAGATTTCCCTAAAACCACTGGGCCGGAATTATTTAACCTGGAATATTTAATAGAGGCCCAAGCGAAATCTTCAACAACAGCGCTTTGCAAAGAAGATGTAATGGCCACCTTATGTCATTTTTCTGCAGAAACCATTGCAAATGCGATAAAACGTTGTTTTGGCGATGAGGCTAAAGCGCAAATTTTTATGAGCGGTGGCGGGATGCACAATCCGCTGCTTGTTCAGCTTCTTAAAAGTAAGCTGCCTTTTTGCAAATTCCTAACCACAGCCGATTTAAATATTAATCCCGACGCTAAGGAAGCGGTTTTGTTTGCTGTTTTGGCCAACGAAACGCTCTGTGGTAAACCAATAGACTTTGGCAATAGGCAAGGTGTGCCTTCGGTTTGCATGGGTAAAATTAGTTTACCAACATAA
- a CDS encoding SusC/RagA family TonB-linked outer membrane protein — protein sequence MEKSYLKWSPGFFVILLIPFLLLLSTGMAQAQNKRYTISGKVTDASNNSPVPGAVVKIINTNLVTSTSSGGTYSFSVDLAPGKYQIQISFIGFKSNIETVILGENTTVQANSALSGDAVGLDEVIVTGTSQGTTRKQLGSYVSTVKGDDLNKAPSGNALASLQGKTPGAQISQNSGDPAGGISVRLRGVSSVNSSSEPLYIIDGVIVNNATTRVTNTSSNYDNANNSIQVGNIGQNRMVDISPSDIDHIEVLNGAAAAAIYGSRANAGVIQIFTKRGKTGAPQVSFNTSLIISELRKQIDVNQSPTKFGGPTDGPNAQTQDVLSPALITTTPVTRYNYQDYIFRTGIGTDNSVSVSGGNDNTKFYTSAGYFSNQGIIKNTDFTRMNFRANLDQTINKWAKMTAGFNYIHSDANEKPDGNSFFSPMNSVTIIGNFHDLFTRDALGNLKAIGERGRVNPVSVIEDIKQRQFTNRIIANAGLKLTPVKNLTIDYTMGVDNSIQNGTTFIPPFAYNVSTSFYGGGPTLDPSLNGYASAANATTTLFNNELNFTYEAKITDLLSSTTQLGGSYQYQKDLYSLLNGRGLAPFVQVVNGASTALTNVDSRSEFSISGAYLQQNFKYKDHLFVTGAIRVDQSTVFGEDNRTQFYPKANVSYVLSSADYWKDFGVSSWWNAFKLRAAYGQSGNLTGIGAYDRFNVYSPSALNSKTSLTSLTTLANTSVKPERQKELEIGTDMSFFNNRLGLTFSYYDKNVTDLLLPVVTAPTTGFSSLLDNISGTLKNRGIELMLTGVPVKTEDFTWTSTLIYNRNRNKIVGSGARRLIQTNAGAPVAIIDGYPVGVFYGTYFERTADGNIATNAAGIPLTAGQTANNVLRKVIGDPNPDYTGSFVNDFTYKKLSLHIQLDAVQGGDVWNADWRTRQGVGNGKVAEAEQMGQLPRGYVAGAYGVEEWRIDDGSFVKLREISLSYNIGQVKFIKSLSVNLSGRNLISWDNYKGYDPELNSGGQSTILRNIDFGSVPIPRTFSLGLQARF from the coding sequence ATGGAAAAAAGTTACCTAAAATGGTCACCAGGATTCTTCGTAATTTTGTTGATCCCATTTCTGCTGCTCTTATCTACAGGGATGGCACAGGCACAAAACAAACGGTATACCATAAGTGGTAAGGTTACCGATGCCTCAAATAACAGCCCTGTCCCCGGCGCTGTAGTAAAAATTATCAATACAAATCTTGTAACAAGCACGAGTTCGGGCGGAACGTACAGCTTTTCGGTTGATTTAGCGCCTGGTAAATACCAGATCCAGATTTCTTTTATCGGCTTTAAATCAAATATCGAAACTGTAATACTTGGTGAGAATACCACGGTTCAGGCAAATAGTGCTTTGAGTGGCGATGCAGTGGGGCTTGATGAGGTAATTGTTACAGGTACTTCTCAAGGAACTACCCGTAAACAGCTCGGTAGTTATGTGAGTACGGTAAAGGGTGATGATTTAAATAAAGCACCCAGCGGAAATGCACTGGCTTCATTGCAGGGTAAAACGCCTGGCGCGCAGATCAGCCAGAATTCTGGAGATCCGGCGGGCGGAATTTCTGTTCGTTTAAGAGGTGTGAGCTCGGTTAACTCATCATCAGAACCACTTTATATTATTGACGGAGTGATTGTAAATAATGCAACCACACGGGTTACCAATACCTCATCTAATTATGATAATGCGAACAATAGTATTCAGGTGGGAAATATCGGACAAAATAGAATGGTTGACATTAGTCCATCTGATATTGATCATATTGAGGTTTTAAATGGTGCAGCTGCTGCGGCAATTTACGGATCGAGAGCCAATGCAGGGGTAATTCAGATTTTCACCAAGAGGGGTAAAACTGGAGCGCCGCAAGTAAGTTTCAACACCAGTTTAATCATTAGTGAGCTGCGCAAGCAAATTGATGTCAATCAATCGCCAACAAAATTTGGGGGGCCAACTGATGGGCCGAATGCGCAAACCCAAGACGTATTATCCCCTGCGCTAATTACAACAACTCCGGTAACCAGGTATAATTACCAGGATTATATTTTCAGGACAGGTATCGGTACAGATAATTCAGTTTCAGTTTCTGGAGGTAATGACAACACTAAATTCTATACCTCAGCTGGTTATTTCTCAAATCAGGGAATCATAAAAAACACTGATTTCACCAGAATGAACTTCAGGGCGAATCTTGATCAAACCATTAATAAATGGGCAAAAATGACGGCAGGATTTAATTATATACATAGTGATGCGAACGAAAAGCCAGATGGAAACTCTTTTTTCTCGCCAATGAATTCGGTAACCATTATTGGTAATTTTCATGATTTGTTCACTAGAGATGCATTGGGTAATTTAAAAGCCATAGGAGAGCGCGGTCGTGTTAATCCGGTATCGGTAATTGAAGATATCAAGCAGCGCCAGTTTACCAATCGTATCATTGCAAATGCTGGATTAAAACTTACTCCTGTTAAAAATTTAACTATTGATTATACCATGGGGGTTGATAACTCAATCCAAAATGGGACAACATTTATTCCGCCCTTTGCATATAATGTAAGTACAAGTTTTTATGGTGGTGGACCAACTCTGGATCCATCATTAAATGGTTATGCCAGTGCGGCAAATGCTACTACCACATTATTTAATAATGAACTGAATTTTACTTATGAGGCCAAGATCACAGATTTGTTGAGTTCAACAACCCAACTTGGTGGGTCTTATCAATACCAAAAAGACCTGTATAGCTTGCTAAACGGGCGCGGTTTAGCCCCATTTGTTCAGGTCGTAAACGGAGCAAGTACTGCTTTAACTAATGTTGATAGTCGTTCAGAATTCTCGATCAGTGGTGCTTATTTACAACAAAATTTTAAATATAAGGACCATTTGTTTGTAACTGGCGCCATAAGAGTAGATCAATCTACAGTATTTGGGGAAGACAATAGAACACAGTTTTATCCTAAAGCTAATGTAAGTTACGTACTGTCATCTGCCGATTATTGGAAAGATTTTGGTGTATCATCATGGTGGAATGCTTTCAAATTAAGAGCGGCATACGGCCAGTCTGGAAATTTAACAGGGATTGGAGCATATGATCGTTTTAATGTGTACTCGCCAAGTGCGCTAAACAGCAAAACGTCTTTAACATCGTTAACAACATTGGCTAATACAAGTGTAAAACCAGAGCGCCAAAAAGAGCTTGAAATCGGTACAGACATGTCTTTTTTTAATAATCGTTTAGGTTTAACTTTTAGTTACTACGATAAGAATGTAACTGATTTATTATTGCCAGTTGTGACTGCGCCCACAACTGGTTTCTCTAGCCTGTTAGACAATATTAGCGGGACGCTAAAAAATAGGGGTATTGAATTAATGCTTACAGGGGTGCCAGTTAAAACCGAAGATTTTACCTGGACATCGACGCTAATTTACAATAGAAATAGAAATAAAATAGTAGGTTCAGGTGCACGGAGATTAATTCAGACCAATGCTGGCGCACCTGTTGCCATTATTGACGGTTATCCTGTAGGCGTTTTTTATGGAACATATTTTGAGCGGACAGCAGATGGAAATATTGCTACAAACGCTGCGGGTATTCCTTTAACTGCAGGTCAGACGGCCAATAATGTTTTGCGTAAAGTAATTGGCGATCCTAACCCAGATTACACGGGGTCTTTTGTCAACGATTTTACGTACAAAAAATTAAGCTTACACATTCAATTGGATGCTGTTCAAGGAGGTGATGTTTGGAACGCAGATTGGAGAACACGCCAGGGTGTGGGAAATGGTAAAGTTGCCGAAGCAGAGCAGATGGGGCAATTGCCTAGAGGTTACGTGGCCGGGGCATACGGTGTAGAAGAATGGCGTATTGATGATGGATCTTTTGTTAAATTAAGAGAGATTTCTTTGAGTTATAATATTGGTCAGGTTAAATTCATTAAAAGTTTGAGCGTTAATCTTAGTGGAAGAAACCTCATTTCGTGGGATAATTACAAAGGCTATGATCCTGAATTGAATTCTGGTGGTCAATCAACAATCTTGAGAAATATCGATTTCGGTTCAGTACCAATTCCACGCACCTTCTCTTTGGGTTTACAGGCAAGATTCTAA
- a CDS encoding RagB/SusD family nutrient uptake outer membrane protein, which yields MKNLKSRYIGYAFLLTIVAFSSACKKEYLNPNAATAGDVLTSAKGLTGVTVGLQKNYSTTRAGILYATITLNGLTTNELISINTGNTSEERLVAGGVQVDGTNSILLNVWAGANKIIYDADNVINNAVNLPDKNYAAGLIAYASVFKALAVGSLSEYWEKVPAGTGQNVTFISRADGYNKAITTIDNALAVIAANPISTSFLSNIPTGVDIPSTLNALKARYALFVGNYSLALSSANAVDLTKRSSFTYDAQNLNPIFEVATSTNNVIQPKNINLGQTGANIPDGGDGRIPFYTAINTTVRINGFGAGTFTQFPIYLPGEMTLIKAEAYARQATPDLTSALTELNKVVTKTAAADPFGVGAALPALTGPYTQQQLLDLIYKHRCIELFMSGLKLEDMRRFNQPLADRKRNFFPYPFAERDNNTNTPADPTF from the coding sequence ATGAAAAATTTAAAATCAAGATATATAGGATATGCATTTCTGCTTACCATAGTGGCTTTCTCAAGCGCTTGTAAAAAGGAATACTTAAATCCTAATGCAGCTACGGCTGGCGATGTATTAACCTCTGCAAAAGGTTTGACAGGTGTTACGGTAGGCTTACAAAAAAACTATTCTACAACGCGGGCTGGAATTCTGTACGCGACTATTACTTTAAATGGCCTAACTACAAATGAGTTGATATCCATTAATACAGGTAATACCAGTGAAGAAAGATTAGTTGCTGGAGGTGTACAGGTAGATGGTACCAATTCGATATTGCTAAATGTTTGGGCTGGTGCCAATAAAATTATTTATGATGCTGATAACGTGATCAATAATGCTGTCAATCTTCCAGATAAAAACTATGCAGCGGGTTTAATAGCTTATGCGAGTGTTTTTAAGGCTCTGGCTGTGGGTAGTTTATCGGAATATTGGGAAAAGGTTCCAGCTGGTACAGGGCAAAACGTTACCTTCATTAGTCGTGCTGATGGCTATAACAAAGCAATTACAACCATTGATAATGCCTTGGCGGTAATAGCAGCAAACCCGATCAGCACTTCGTTTTTGAGCAATATTCCTACAGGGGTAGATATTCCTAGTACTTTAAATGCCTTAAAAGCACGTTACGCTTTATTTGTTGGGAACTATAGTCTTGCTTTAAGCAGTGCCAATGCCGTTGATTTAACTAAAAGATCGTCGTTCACTTACGATGCACAAAATTTAAATCCAATTTTTGAAGTCGCTACCTCTACCAACAATGTAATTCAACCTAAGAATATAAATTTAGGGCAAACGGGCGCTAATATTCCGGATGGCGGTGATGGCAGGATTCCATTTTATACGGCAATTAATACAACTGTACGCATTAATGGTTTTGGTGCAGGTACTTTTACCCAGTTTCCCATTTATCTGCCAGGCGAGATGACGTTGATTAAAGCAGAGGCATATGCCCGTCAGGCTACTCCTGATTTAACTTCAGCACTTACTGAGCTGAACAAGGTTGTGACTAAAACCGCTGCAGCTGATCCTTTTGGAGTTGGGGCAGCACTACCTGCATTAACTGGTCCTTATACGCAACAACAGCTTTTAGATCTGATTTACAAACACCGTTGTATTGAGCTCTTCATGTCTGGGCTAAAACTTGAGGATATGAGAAGATTTAATCAGCCTTTAGCTGATCGTAAGCGTAATTTTTTCCCTTATCCTTTCGCAGAAAGAGATAACAATACAAATACCCCTGCAGATCCAACTTTCTAG
- a CDS encoding DeoR/GlpR family DNA-binding transcription regulator yields the protein MLKKERHDFIMRQINLHNRVLTSDLVQLLNVSEDTIRRDLQELVDENLLYKVHGGALSKSYHSSFDDSTVYARDSKIAIGKKAVQLIKDGMVVLTGGGTTILEFVKRLPQGLSATFFTISPLVAVELAKYNNIEVILIGGLFSKNSQVTYGGQVITQLSEIKADLCLMGTSAIHPDEGLTDTYWEINQLKKAMLACAKKTAVLCISEKLDIALRLRVCPIESISYLITELEVEHESLAGYRAKELNIL from the coding sequence ATGCTGAAAAAAGAACGCCACGACTTCATCATGCGCCAGATTAATTTACATAACCGCGTATTAACTTCTGATCTGGTTCAACTGCTTAATGTTTCGGAAGATACCATCAGACGGGATTTGCAAGAGCTTGTTGATGAAAATTTGCTTTATAAGGTTCATGGAGGTGCTTTATCGAAATCTTATCACAGTTCTTTTGACGATAGTACGGTTTATGCCAGAGATAGCAAGATCGCGATTGGCAAAAAAGCCGTTCAGTTGATAAAAGATGGCATGGTAGTTTTAACCGGAGGAGGAACAACGATTTTAGAATTTGTGAAACGACTTCCACAGGGCCTATCTGCTACATTTTTCACCATTAGTCCCTTGGTGGCAGTAGAACTGGCCAAATACAACAATATCGAAGTGATTTTGATCGGAGGCTTGTTTTCAAAAAATTCGCAAGTTACCTATGGCGGGCAAGTAATTACACAGTTATCGGAAATTAAGGCCGATTTATGCCTGATGGGAACAAGCGCCATCCACCCAGATGAAGGCTTAACGGATACTTATTGGGAAATTAACCAACTTAAAAAGGCCATGCTGGCCTGTGCCAAAAAAACGGCCGTGCTTTGTATCTCCGAGAAATTGGATATTGCTTTAAGATTGAGGGTTTGCCCAATAGAAAGCATTAGTTATTTGATAACGGAGTTAGAAGTAGAACATGAATCTTTAGCCGGTTACCGCGCGAAAGAACTAAATATTTTATAA
- a CDS encoding carboxypeptidase-like regulatory domain-containing protein, with product MKKKLFFSFIGMIMLCAQVFAQQVTITGKVSSADGPIPGASIRVKGSTVVSQSNGNGNYSIKALKTDVLTFSYVGYKSVERTVDANSVINVSLIADASNLEEVTITTAYGVGRNPKSIGYSLSQVLGDEVTQTGRENFVNGLAGRVPGLMVNPTSGDPGASSQIVLRGIVSMSGDNQPLMVLDGVPIDNSVVNQINTTIAGQNQKQDYTNRASDINPADIESYVILKGPEATALYGNLGANGAILITTKKAKAGKATVSYNGSLRVETVNNAPEIQTVYSQGATNGIYDGNSISYFGPKYPEGLPIYNNIDAFFKTGIAQKNNLVFEGGKESFTYRWSTEYTNNKGTIPTSKYERFVTSLASTASLSNAIKLITRFSYTNAYNKKTNKGINGYLMGLLGYPSRYDVTNWIDPLGNRVLTTGSIFTENDNPFWDVNKNLADDKTNTIYINSQIEIKPNKWLTVRG from the coding sequence ATGAAGAAAAAACTATTCTTTAGTTTTATCGGTATGATTATGCTGTGTGCGCAAGTTTTCGCGCAACAGGTAACGATTACCGGTAAGGTCAGCTCCGCTGACGGCCCCATTCCCGGCGCTTCTATTCGGGTAAAAGGGAGTACCGTGGTGTCACAATCCAATGGTAATGGAAATTACTCGATAAAGGCATTAAAAACCGACGTATTAACATTCTCTTATGTTGGATATAAAAGTGTTGAAAGAACTGTAGATGCAAATTCAGTTATTAATGTTTCATTGATTGCAGATGCGAGTAATTTGGAGGAGGTAACCATTACTACTGCTTATGGCGTGGGTAGAAATCCTAAAAGTATTGGGTATTCTTTGTCTCAGGTTCTTGGTGACGAGGTTACTCAAACCGGGAGAGAAAATTTTGTAAACGGGTTAGCGGGCAGGGTTCCAGGCTTAATGGTCAACCCTACAAGTGGTGATCCTGGAGCTTCATCTCAAATTGTATTGAGAGGTATTGTTTCGATGAGTGGTGATAACCAACCATTAATGGTTTTAGATGGCGTACCTATTGATAATTCTGTTGTAAACCAAATTAACACCACAATAGCTGGGCAAAATCAAAAACAAGATTATACTAATAGAGCGTCAGATATTAACCCTGCTGATATAGAAAGTTATGTGATACTGAAAGGCCCTGAGGCCACGGCATTATATGGAAACTTAGGGGCCAATGGTGCAATTTTAATTACAACAAAAAAAGCAAAAGCTGGCAAAGCTACTGTTTCATATAACGGATCGTTAAGGGTTGAAACCGTAAATAATGCACCAGAAATTCAAACTGTATATAGTCAAGGTGCTACAAACGGCATTTATGACGGTAATTCTATTTCCTATTTCGGGCCTAAATATCCAGAAGGACTCCCGATTTATAATAACATTGATGCTTTCTTCAAAACAGGTATTGCCCAAAAAAACAATTTGGTTTTCGAAGGCGGGAAAGAATCATTTACCTATCGGTGGTCAACAGAGTATACGAATAATAAAGGAACAATACCCACCTCTAAATACGAAAGATTTGTAACTTCATTGGCGAGTACGGCGTCATTGTCAAATGCTATAAAATTAATTACTCGGTTTAGCTATACAAATGCATACAATAAAAAAACGAACAAAGGTATAAATGGTTATTTGATGGGGCTGTTGGGTTATCCATCACGTTACGATGTTACAAACTGGATTGATCCGCTTGGAAATAGGGTACTTACCACGGGTTCAATATTTACTGAAAACGACAACCCTTTTTGGGATGTAAACAAAAATTTAGCCGATGATAAAACCAATACTATATATATAAACTCTCAAATCGAAATTAAGCCCAACAAATGGTTAACCGTTAGGGGATAG